A DNA window from Flavobacterium sp. contains the following coding sequences:
- a CDS encoding sigma-70 family RNA polymerase sigma factor codes for MKDDLEKYIKLCMKNDREGQLKIYQLFSPVLYGICLKYMKNEDDAKDVFQEAFVIVFQKISQYKFEGSFEGWLKRIFINKLIETLNKKKKESFFLDVFDPDTDFVEEEELEVIPIEQEKLLEYIRDLPDQYRTVFNLYVFEKKKHKEIAELLKISEGTSKSNLNRAKHILQKRILQSKKNFKIA; via the coding sequence TTGAAAGACGATTTAGAAAAATATATCAAACTGTGCATGAAAAATGACAGAGAGGGACAACTGAAAATATATCAGTTGTTCTCTCCTGTTTTATATGGTATCTGTTTGAAATATATGAAAAATGAAGACGATGCTAAGGATGTCTTTCAGGAAGCATTTGTTATTGTTTTTCAAAAAATCAGTCAATACAAATTTGAAGGAAGTTTTGAAGGCTGGCTAAAACGGATTTTTATCAATAAACTGATTGAAACTTTAAATAAGAAGAAAAAAGAAAGTTTCTTCCTTGATGTTTTTGACCCCGATACCGATTTTGTTGAAGAAGAAGAACTGGAAGTTATCCCGATAGAACAGGAAAAACTACTGGAATATATAAGGGATTTACCTGATCAATACCGAACGGTTTTTAACCTTTACGTTTTTGAAAAAAAGAAACACAAAGAGATTGCCGAATTATTAAAAATCTCCGAAGGAACATCAAAATCAAATTTGAACAGAGCCAAGCACATTTTGCAAAAAAGAATACTACAGAGTAAAAAAAATTTTAAGATAGCATGA